A single genomic interval of Helianthus annuus cultivar XRQ/B chromosome 13, HanXRQr2.0-SUNRISE, whole genome shotgun sequence harbors:
- the LOC110885822 gene encoding small nuclear ribonucleoprotein-associated protein B', giving the protein MSMSKGSKMLQFINYRMRITIQDGRQLVGKFMAFDRHMNLVIGDCEEFRKLPPAKGSKNSEEREDRRTLGLVLLRGEEVISMTVEGPPPPDENRAKAVGAAALAGPGLGRAAGRGIPTAPLVQAQPGLAGPVRGIGGPAPGMMQPQISRPPMSYPQAPVIRPGQMPYPGQGPPPQMPRGPPPQMPVQFAQRPPGPGQYPVPPPGQFGQRPMVPPPNMMRGPPPPAGAPRPGMPGPPPPARPGMPPPGAQMPGFGPPRPGMPPPPNNQPQQ; this is encoded by the coding sequence ATGTCGATGTCAAAAGGCTCAAAGATGCTCCAATTCATCAACTACCGTATGCGGATCACAATCCAGGACGGCCGGCAGCTAGTCGGCAAGTTCATGGCCTTCGACCGCCACATGAACCTCGTAATCGGCGACTGCGAGGAGTTCCGCAAGCTTCCACCAGCAAAAGGTTCCAAAAACTCCGAAGAACGCGAAGATCGTCGCACTCTCGGCCTCGTTCTTTTACGTGGCGAAGAAGTTATCTCCATGACCGTCGAAGGCCCTCCGCCGCCCGACGAAAACCGCGCCAAAGCTGTTGGAGCCGCCGCGTTGGCCGGTCCAGGTCTCGGCCGTGCTGCCGGACGTGGAATTCCCACGGCGCCGTTGGTTCAAGCTCAACCGGGTTTAGCTGGACCGGTTCGGGGGATTGGTGGACCGGCTCCTGGAATGATGCAGCCGCAGATTTCTAGACCGCCTATGAGTTATCCTCAGGCGCCGGTGATTAGGCCTGGGCAAATGCCGTATCCTGGACAGGGGCCTCCACCTCAAATGCCACGTGGACCGCCTCCGCAAATGCCGGTTCAGTTTGCGCAACGGCCGCCTGGGCCTGGGCAGTATCCGGTGCCGCCTCCCGGTCAGTTTGGACAGAGGCCTATGGTTCCTCCGCCGAATATGATGAGAGGTCCGCCACCGCCAGCTGGAGCTCCGAGACCTGGAATGCCGGGCCCGCCGCCTCCTGCGAGACCGGGAATGCCGCCGCCTGGTGCGCAGATGCCCGGGTTTGGACCGCCTCGCCCTGGAATGCCGCCTCCACCGAATAATCAGCCGCAGCAGTAG